The sequence below is a genomic window from Streptomyces sp. B21-105.
GTCCTCCCCGGACAGCGGGACCGTGCGTTCCACCTGGAAGACGACCATGTCCGCGATGGTAGGGGCACCGGCCGGTTCCGCGGTCTCCGCACCGGCTCACGGGCGGGGCGGGCGGCGGGTTCCGGTCAGCGGTAGACCTTCCCCGGCTCGGCCCTGCCGGGCGCCAGCAGCTGAGGAACGGTCACGAAAACGAATCCGCGCTCTTTCAGCGCATCGATGATTCCGGGCACGGCCGGCACTGTCCCGTCATAGATGTCGTGCAGCAGGATGATGCCGTCCCGGTCGGCCTGGGCGAGTACCCGGCGCCGGATCAGTGCGGAATCGGTCGTCGTGTAGTCCTTGGCGGTCACCGTCCACAGCACCTCGGCGAGGCCCAGCTCGTGGCAGATCTCGTGCACCGTCTCGTCGGTGCGTCCCTGCGGTGGACGCATCAGAGTGGGGCGCCGGCCGGTGAGGCGCTCTATCTCGTCGTTGGGCCGCTGGAGTTCCTCGCGTATCTTCTGCGGCTCGATCCGCGTGAGGATCTTGTGGTCCCAGGTGTGGCTGGCCACCTCGTGCCCCTCGGCGGCCATGCGTCTGACGAGCTCGGGGTAGGTGTCGATGTGTCCCTTGCCCAACAGGAAGAAGGTCGCCGGGACCTGTCTCTCCTTGAGTATGTCGAGCAGCCGGGCGGAGTTCTCGCTCGGTCCGGCGTCGAAGGTGAGGGCGATGCACTTCGCCACCCGGCAGTCGACGGAGCCGAAGCGGGCGGCCTGCGTGGTGGACGCGGGCAGGGCCCGGGCGGCGCTCGGATGGGCGGCG
It includes:
- a CDS encoding polysaccharide deacetylase family protein → MHSLTRKTKNTGAWLRGIAVSVAAACLTVTLTGCGGVDAAHPSAARALPASTTQAARFGSVDCRVAKCIALTFDAGPSENSARLLDILKERQVPATFFLLGKGHIDTYPELVRRMAAEGHEVASHTWDHKILTRIEPQKIREELQRPNDEIERLTGRRPTLMRPPQGRTDETVHEICHELGLAEVLWTVTAKDYTTTDSALIRRRVLAQADRDGIILLHDIYDGTVPAVPGIIDALKERGFVFVTVPQLLAPGRAEPGKVYR